Proteins encoded in a region of the Zea mays cultivar B73 chromosome 4, Zm-B73-REFERENCE-NAM-5.0, whole genome shotgun sequence genome:
- the LOC100275983 gene encoding uncharacterized protein LOC100275983 precursor has translation MEFGCAAMAIMQPVVATVVLRIGSTGLHCDGCMNRIRRKLYKIKGVEQVRMDMGKNQVTVTGTMDAKALPEKLRKKLRRPVDVVAPGSGNKDGKDKDGGGGGGKEKEKEKDGKDGKDAAITKALSAELEAWKAAFYDQQSLSNAEFMLSDENPNAACAVM, from the exons ATGGAGTTTGGTTGTGCTGCCATGGCGATAATGCAGCCGGtggtcgcgacggtggtgctgAGGATCGGTTCCACGGGGCTCCACTGCGACGGCTGCATGAACCGCATCCGCAGGAAGCTGTACAAGATCAAAG GAGTGGAGCAGGTGCGCATGGACATGGGCAAGAACCAGGTGACGGTGACGGGGACCATGGACGCCAAGGCCCTGCCGGAGAAGCTGCGCAAGAAGCTGCGGCGGCCCGTGGACGTGGTGGCGCCGGGGTCGGGCAACAAGGACGGCAAGGACAAGgacggaggcggtggcggcggcaaggagaaggagaaggagaaggatGGGAAGGACGGGAAGGACGCGGCGATCACCAAGGCCCTGTCGGCTGAGCTGGAGGCGTGGAAGGCGGCCTTCTACGACCAGCAGTCGCTGAGCAACGCCGAGTTCATGCTGAGCGACGAGAACCCCAACGCCGCCTGCGCCGTGATGTGA